Proteins encoded in a region of the Streptomyces sp. NBC_00258 genome:
- a CDS encoding HtaA domain-containing protein, which translates to MAANRRRPIALAAACATAVTLGATALAATSASAAEVPLKGYELTWGIKQSYRTYVTGMAAGSFTPEGGATQAKDNGAFTFVNGTGTYDSEAHTVALGFEGGLKIVSKLHGFELALSDVKFDSKAARVTADVTKSGTTQQDVPLAEVTVTRTMTDMATKLTKEAGDVFGSASYTGAAGDPLTVVEKKTESPSPTPSGSTTPSPTPSTTPSTTPSGTPSTTPSQTTSPTPSPTEAATKGDITDGTLGWGVKQSFRTYVVDGVAKGRITVSGGAAQASGNGIFTFPDATGTYDTDEDTLKASFKGSVNFKGHETNGTYGLDLTLSDLKAEVDGGSGKLTADVDSLGKKSADVTLAELKPKSADLTARNDVITLDDVTATLTKAGAEAFGGFYQAGAELDPVDLSVALSEDAELPDTDPTSSTGGTGGTTGGTTGGTTGGAGTTGSTTGGVTGGLASTGSDVPVGALGAAAAATVAAGAGVVFAVRRRRATDTAQA; encoded by the coding sequence ATGGCCGCCAACCGCCGCCGCCCCATAGCCCTCGCCGCTGCCTGCGCGACCGCCGTCACCCTCGGCGCCACCGCGCTCGCCGCGACGTCCGCGTCCGCCGCCGAAGTACCGCTCAAGGGCTACGAGTTGACCTGGGGCATCAAGCAGTCGTACCGCACGTACGTGACCGGGATGGCGGCCGGCAGCTTCACGCCCGAGGGCGGCGCCACGCAGGCCAAGGACAACGGCGCGTTCACCTTCGTCAACGGCACCGGGACCTACGACTCCGAGGCCCACACCGTGGCGCTCGGCTTCGAGGGCGGCCTGAAGATCGTCTCCAAGCTGCACGGCTTCGAACTCGCCCTGTCCGACGTGAAGTTCGACAGCAAGGCCGCAAGAGTCACCGCCGACGTGACGAAGAGCGGCACGACCCAGCAGGACGTGCCGCTCGCCGAGGTCACCGTCACCCGCACGATGACGGACATGGCGACCAAACTGACGAAGGAGGCGGGCGACGTCTTCGGCAGTGCAAGCTACACCGGCGCGGCCGGCGACCCCCTGACGGTGGTGGAGAAGAAGACCGAGTCGCCGAGCCCGACGCCCTCCGGCTCCACGACCCCGTCGCCCACCCCTTCCACGACGCCGTCCACCACCCCCTCGGGCACCCCGTCCACCACCCCGTCGCAGACCACGAGCCCGACCCCGTCGCCCACCGAGGCGGCCACCAAGGGCGACATCACGGACGGCACCCTCGGCTGGGGCGTCAAGCAGTCCTTCCGTACGTACGTGGTGGACGGTGTCGCCAAGGGCAGGATCACCGTCTCCGGTGGCGCCGCGCAGGCGTCCGGCAACGGGATCTTCACCTTCCCCGACGCCACCGGCACCTACGACACGGACGAGGACACCCTCAAGGCCTCCTTCAAGGGCTCGGTCAACTTCAAGGGCCATGAGACGAACGGCACTTACGGCCTCGACCTCACCCTCAGCGACCTCAAGGCGGAGGTCGACGGCGGCTCCGGCAAGCTGACCGCGGACGTCGACAGCCTCGGCAAGAAGTCCGCCGACGTGACCCTCGCCGAGCTCAAGCCCAAGTCCGCCGACCTGACGGCCAGGAACGACGTCATCACCCTCGACGACGTCACCGCCACCCTCACCAAGGCGGGCGCGGAGGCCTTCGGCGGCTTCTACCAGGCCGGCGCCGAACTCGACCCGGTCGACCTCTCCGTGGCCCTGTCCGAGGACGCCGAACTCCCCGACACCGACCCGACGTCGTCCACCGGCGGGACGGGCGGCACCACGGGAGGCACGACCGGCGGAACCACCGGCGGCGCGGGCACGACCGGCTCCACCACGGGCGGCGTGACGGGCGGCCTCGCCTCCACCGGCTCCGACGTCCCCGTCGGCGCCCTGGGCGCGGCGGCCGCGGCGACGGTCGCGGCGGGCGCGGGCGTGGTGTTCGCGGTGCGCCGCCGCCGCGCGACGGACACGGCCCAGGCCTGA
- a CDS encoding PhzF family phenazine biosynthesis protein, whose amino-acid sequence MTDYDVLRVFCGPRGEYGNELGVVREGSVLPERDERQAFAAKLGFSETVFVDDPERGVIDIYTPSVRLPFAGYPCVGAAWLLDVPELVTPAGVVGTRLDGEFSWIEARPEWPEPRTLRRYDTAAEVDALEVPPPGEWIYAWAWEDEAAGRIRARGFPGRGDGVHEDEATGAAALQLTAQLGRALNIIQGTGSQLLTAPQPEGWVELGGRVFLEH is encoded by the coding sequence GTGACTGATTACGACGTGCTGCGGGTCTTCTGCGGACCGCGCGGTGAGTACGGCAACGAACTCGGGGTCGTGCGGGAAGGTTCCGTACTGCCGGAGCGGGACGAACGACAGGCGTTCGCGGCCAAACTCGGGTTCAGCGAGACGGTGTTCGTGGACGATCCCGAGCGCGGGGTCATCGACATCTACACACCCAGTGTGCGGCTGCCCTTCGCCGGATACCCCTGTGTCGGCGCGGCCTGGCTGCTCGACGTACCCGAACTCGTCACGCCCGCGGGCGTGGTGGGCACCCGCCTCGACGGCGAGTTCAGCTGGATCGAGGCCCGCCCGGAGTGGCCGGAGCCTCGCACACTCCGCCGGTACGACACGGCGGCCGAGGTCGACGCGCTGGAGGTGCCCCCGCCCGGCGAGTGGATCTACGCCTGGGCCTGGGAGGACGAGGCGGCCGGCCGTATCCGCGCCCGCGGCTTCCCCGGCCGCGGCGACGGCGTGCACGAGGACGAGGCCACAGGCGCCGCGGCCCTCCAACTGACAGCCCAACTGGGCCGAGCCCTGAACATCATCCAGGGCACAGGCTCCCAACTCCTCACAGCCCCACAGCCGGAGGGCTGGGTGGAGCTGGGCGGCAGGGTGTTCCTGGAGCACTGA
- a CDS encoding biliverdin-producing heme oxygenase: MNSPSTPFSTLIRTASHEQHGQAHDSSFMSELLGGRLGVDAYTRYTEQLWFVYRALEEGGRELAGDPVAGPFLRPELVRVAALERDLAHLRGPDWRESVTALPATEEYTARITECARTWPGGYVAHHYTRYLGDLSGGQVLRSKAEQTWGFARKGDGVRFYVFEDIGNPAAFKRGYRELLDGVLADDLEKQRIIAECKRAFALNIAIFVALGEEFRISA; encoded by the coding sequence ATGAACTCGCCGAGCACACCGTTCTCGACGCTCATCCGCACCGCGTCGCACGAGCAGCACGGGCAGGCGCACGACTCGTCGTTCATGAGCGAGTTGCTGGGCGGCAGGCTGGGCGTGGACGCGTACACGCGGTACACCGAGCAGCTGTGGTTCGTCTACCGGGCGCTTGAGGAAGGCGGGCGCGAGCTGGCCGGCGATCCCGTGGCGGGGCCGTTCCTGCGCCCCGAGCTGGTGCGGGTGGCCGCGCTGGAGCGGGACCTCGCGCATCTGCGGGGCCCGGACTGGCGCGAGAGCGTCACCGCGCTGCCCGCGACCGAGGAGTACACGGCGCGGATCACCGAGTGCGCGCGTACGTGGCCCGGTGGGTACGTGGCGCATCACTACACCCGTTACCTCGGCGACCTCTCCGGTGGCCAGGTCCTGCGGAGCAAGGCGGAGCAGACGTGGGGCTTCGCGCGCAAGGGGGACGGGGTGCGGTTCTATGTGTTCGAGGACATCGGGAACCCTGCCGCGTTCAAGCGGGGGTATCGCGAGCTGCTCGACGGTGTGCTCGCGGATGATCTGGAGAAGCAGCGGATCATCGCCGAGTGCAAGCGGGCGTTCGCGCTCAACATCGCGATCTTCGTTGCCTTGGGGGAAGAGTTCCGCATCAGTGCGTGA
- the map gene encoding type I methionyl aminopeptidase: protein MSGQSLLVPGELSPTRPVPGNIRRPEYVGKPAPTPYTGGEVQTPETVEAMRVAGRIAARAMAEAAKLIAPGVTTDELDRVAHDYMCDHGAYPSTLGYRGFPKSLCTSVNEVICHGIPDSTVLRDGDIINLDVTAYIGGVHGDNNATYLVGDVDEESRLLVERTRESLDRAIKAVKPGRQINIIGRVIESYAKRFGYGVVRDFTGHGINSSFHSGLIIPHYDSPHATTLIQPGMTFTIEPMLTLGTHEYDMWDDGWTVVTKDRKRTAQFEHTLVVTDSGAEVLTLP, encoded by the coding sequence ATGTCTGGCCAGTCGCTGCTCGTACCAGGGGAGCTTTCTCCCACCCGTCCCGTGCCGGGAAACATCAGGCGTCCCGAGTACGTGGGCAAGCCCGCCCCCACGCCGTACACCGGAGGGGAGGTCCAGACCCCGGAGACGGTCGAGGCGATGCGTGTCGCGGGGCGGATCGCCGCCCGGGCGATGGCCGAGGCCGCGAAGCTCATCGCGCCCGGCGTCACCACGGACGAGCTGGACCGGGTCGCCCACGACTACATGTGCGACCACGGCGCCTACCCGTCCACGCTCGGCTACCGCGGTTTCCCGAAGTCCCTGTGCACCTCCGTGAACGAGGTCATCTGTCACGGCATCCCGGACTCCACGGTCCTGCGGGACGGCGACATCATCAACCTCGACGTGACGGCGTACATCGGCGGCGTGCACGGCGACAACAACGCCACGTACCTCGTCGGTGACGTGGACGAGGAGTCGCGGCTGCTCGTCGAGCGGACCCGTGAGTCCCTCGACCGTGCCATCAAGGCCGTCAAGCCCGGCCGGCAGATCAACATCATCGGCCGGGTCATCGAGTCGTACGCGAAGCGGTTCGGGTACGGGGTCGTGCGGGACTTCACCGGGCACGGCATCAACTCGTCGTTCCACTCGGGGCTGATCATCCCGCACTACGACAGCCCGCACGCGACGACCCTGATCCAGCCGGGGATGACGTTCACGATCGAGCCGATGCTGACGCTGGGGACGCACGAGTACGACATGTGGGACGACGGGTGGACCGTCGTGACGAAGGACCGGAAGCGAACCGCCCAGTTCGAGCACACGCTGGTCGTCACGGACAGCGGGGCCGAGGTGCTGACCCTGCCGTAA
- a CDS encoding MFS transporter has translation MTEPDCDTPEPAPGPAPSRLRALLPDLAPWRTSADFRRLWVAGLVTNFGSFLTFVALPVQMKELTGSVVAVGAIGAVELVPLIVFGLYGGALADALDKRKLILWTEVGQGLLSGVLLVNALLPDPLVWPLYAVAALSSSLVAVQRPALDALTPRIVRHEHLPAAAALNSLRWTVGGVAGPAVAGLVVAYAGLGWAYAADLGTFVVSVVLAVGLAASPASHEAAKPSLRSILEGAQYAWSRKELLGTYAIDLAAMFFAFPLAVLPFLADELDAEWSLGLMYAALPAGSLLVSLTSGWTSRVHRHGRMVVLAAAFWGLAMVAAGAVHDVWLVLLFLMLGGCFDMVSGIFRAAMWNQTIPDELRGRLAGIELLSYSVGPQLGQVRAGGMAAWIGVRGSVWAGGVLCVAAVGALALCLPKLMTYDVRTNEHAVRLKEARGKVEAGS, from the coding sequence GTGACGGAACCCGATTGCGACACCCCCGAACCTGCCCCCGGCCCGGCCCCCTCGCGCCTGCGCGCGCTGCTGCCCGATCTGGCGCCGTGGCGGACCTCCGCCGACTTCCGGCGGCTGTGGGTGGCAGGGCTCGTCACCAACTTCGGCAGCTTCCTGACGTTCGTCGCGCTGCCGGTGCAGATGAAGGAGCTGACCGGCTCCGTGGTGGCCGTCGGCGCGATCGGCGCGGTGGAACTCGTCCCGCTGATCGTGTTCGGGCTGTACGGCGGAGCGCTCGCCGATGCCCTGGACAAGCGGAAGCTGATCCTCTGGACGGAGGTGGGGCAGGGGCTGCTGAGCGGCGTGCTGCTGGTCAACGCGCTGCTGCCGGATCCCCTGGTGTGGCCGTTGTACGCCGTCGCCGCGCTCTCCTCCTCGCTCGTCGCCGTCCAGCGGCCCGCTCTGGACGCGCTGACGCCGCGCATCGTGCGGCACGAGCACCTGCCTGCGGCGGCCGCGCTCAACTCGTTGCGGTGGACGGTCGGCGGGGTCGCGGGTCCTGCGGTCGCGGGGCTCGTCGTGGCATACGCCGGGCTGGGCTGGGCCTATGCCGCGGACCTGGGGACCTTCGTGGTGTCGGTCGTGCTCGCCGTGGGTCTCGCGGCCTCGCCCGCCTCCCACGAGGCCGCGAAACCGTCACTGCGGTCGATCCTGGAGGGCGCCCAGTACGCGTGGAGCCGCAAGGAACTGCTGGGGACGTACGCCATCGACCTGGCTGCCATGTTCTTCGCGTTCCCGCTTGCCGTGCTGCCCTTCCTCGCGGACGAGCTGGACGCGGAGTGGTCGCTGGGCCTGATGTACGCGGCCCTGCCCGCCGGGTCGCTGCTGGTGAGCCTGACGAGCGGGTGGACGTCCCGGGTGCACCGGCACGGGCGGATGGTGGTGCTGGCTGCGGCGTTCTGGGGCCTCGCGATGGTGGCCGCGGGGGCCGTTCACGATGTGTGGCTGGTGCTGCTGTTCCTCATGCTGGGCGGGTGTTTCGACATGGTCAGCGGAATCTTCCGCGCGGCGATGTGGAACCAGACGATCCCGGACGAGCTGCGGGGGCGGCTGGCGGGGATCGAGCTGCTCTCGTACTCGGTGGGGCCCCAGCTGGGACAGGTACGGGCCGGCGGGATGGCCGCGTGGATCGGTGTGCGGGGCTCTGTGTGGGCCGGGGGTGTGCTGTGCGTGGCCGCGGTGGGGGCGCTCGCGTTGTGCCTCCCGAAGCTCATGACGTACGACGTGCGGACGAATGAGCATGCGGTGCGGTTGAAGGAGGCACGGGGGAAGGTTGAGGCCGGTTCTTAG
- a CDS encoding sialidase family protein: MASTETSVPFRAGQEGYASFRIPAVVATGGGTLLAFCEGRVGSRDDFGNIDIVLKRSTDGGLTWGPLQVAAKNGDALSGNPAPVVLDTGRVLLVHLRNAALATEDAIRRGKVSAADGRRVWVQHSDDEGLTWSSPKEITKQTKKDSWRWYATTPGHALQLGTGRVVVPANHSLPPAGKDTGTEGKYNGGHCLLSDDDGETWRIGYVDDNTDNYINVNETTATELPDGRVYFNTRTDSTAPGTRADAYSRDGGQTLVKPFRPQAGLTGPVVEGSVLQLRDPDVLLYSGPADPGFRALMTIRASTDDGVTWRPAHTVDGLPAGYSDLVRVDDDTVGLLYETGDFGAYETIVFRRVPVTGLT; the protein is encoded by the coding sequence ATGGCCAGTACTGAGACATCCGTGCCGTTCCGGGCGGGACAGGAGGGCTACGCGAGCTTCCGCATCCCCGCCGTCGTCGCCACGGGCGGGGGAACCCTGCTTGCCTTCTGCGAGGGCCGGGTCGGTTCCCGCGACGATTTCGGGAACATCGACATCGTGCTGAAGCGCTCCACGGACGGCGGCCTGACCTGGGGCCCGCTCCAGGTCGCCGCAAAGAACGGCGACGCGCTCTCCGGGAACCCGGCCCCCGTCGTCCTCGACACCGGCCGCGTCCTGCTCGTCCACCTCCGCAACGCCGCCCTCGCCACCGAGGACGCCATCCGCCGCGGCAAGGTGAGCGCCGCCGACGGACGCCGCGTCTGGGTCCAGCACAGCGACGACGAGGGCCTCACCTGGTCGAGCCCGAAGGAGATCACGAAGCAGACGAAGAAGGACTCCTGGCGGTGGTACGCCACCACCCCGGGCCACGCCCTCCAGTTGGGCACCGGCCGGGTCGTGGTCCCCGCAAACCACTCCCTCCCGCCGGCCGGCAAGGACACCGGCACCGAGGGCAAGTACAACGGCGGGCACTGTCTGCTGAGTGACGACGACGGCGAGACCTGGCGCATCGGGTACGTCGACGACAACACCGACAACTACATCAACGTGAACGAGACCACGGCCACCGAACTCCCCGACGGACGCGTCTACTTCAACACCCGCACCGACTCCACCGCCCCCGGCACCCGCGCCGACGCGTACTCGCGGGACGGCGGCCAGACCCTGGTCAAGCCCTTCCGTCCGCAGGCCGGCCTCACCGGCCCGGTCGTCGAGGGCAGCGTGCTCCAGCTCCGCGACCCGGACGTCCTGCTGTACTCCGGCCCCGCCGATCCCGGGTTCCGAGCCCTGATGACGATCCGCGCCAGCACCGACGACGGCGTCACCTGGCGGCCCGCGCACACCGTGGACGGGCTGCCCGCCGGGTACTCCGATCTCGTCCGCGTCGACGACGACACCGTCGGACTCCTCTACGAGACGGGCGACTTCGGCGCGTACGAGACGATCGTCTTCCGCAGGGTGCCCGTGACGGGGCTCACCTGA
- the npdG gene encoding NADPH-dependent F420 reductase codes for MTSTDSAQKAPAKDPWDLPDVSGLVVGVLGGTGPQGKGLAYRLARAGQKVIIGSRAAERAQAAADELGHGVEGADNAETARRSDIVIVAVPWDGHGKTLESLREELAGKLVVDCVNPLGFDKKGAYALKPEEGSAAEQAAALLPDSRVTAAFHHLSAVLLQDPEIAEIDTDVMVLGEERADVEIVQALAGRIPGMRGIFSGRLRNAHQVESLVANLISVNRRYKAHAGLRLTDV; via the coding sequence ATGACCTCTACTGACAGTGCACAGAAGGCGCCCGCGAAGGACCCCTGGGACCTTCCCGACGTGTCCGGGCTCGTCGTCGGCGTACTCGGCGGCACCGGTCCGCAGGGCAAGGGCCTCGCCTACCGGCTGGCGCGGGCCGGCCAGAAGGTGATCATCGGGTCGCGGGCCGCGGAGCGCGCGCAGGCCGCCGCCGACGAACTCGGACACGGCGTCGAGGGCGCCGACAACGCCGAGACCGCCCGCCGCAGCGACATCGTGATCGTCGCCGTGCCGTGGGACGGACACGGCAAGACGCTGGAGTCCCTGCGCGAGGAACTGGCCGGCAAGCTCGTCGTCGACTGCGTCAACCCGCTCGGCTTCGACAAGAAGGGCGCGTACGCGCTGAAGCCCGAGGAGGGCAGCGCCGCCGAGCAGGCCGCCGCCCTGCTGCCGGACTCGCGGGTCACCGCCGCCTTCCACCACCTCTCCGCGGTCCTCCTCCAGGACCCGGAGATCGCGGAGATCGACACGGACGTCATGGTCCTCGGCGAGGAGCGCGCGGACGTCGAGATCGTCCAGGCGCTGGCCGGCCGCATCCCCGGCATGCGCGGCATCTTCTCCGGGCGGCTGCGCAACGCCCACCAGGTCGAGTCGCTGGTGGCGAACCTGATCTCGGTGAATCGCCGGTACAAGGCCCACGCGGGTCTGCGTCTGACCGACGTGTAG
- a CDS encoding site-2 protease family protein: protein MTTATTRHSDRRISPVFLGIVAVTAVTGWATWTGFAEQPGVAVFLFVTAAWIVSLCLHEYAHARTALHSGDISIGAKGYLTLNPLKYTHALLSIVLPVIFVMMGGIGLPGGAVWIERNRIQGRWKHSLISAAGPLTNVLFAVVCTAPFWLNALDGVPADFRFALAFLALLQVTAALLNFLPVPGLDGYGMIEPWLSHNIRRQVEPLAPFGLLLVIAILWIPAVNGVFFDVIDALLRSLNIDEFQTYCGQDLYRFWTETNEYCSVTP, encoded by the coding sequence ATGACCACCGCCACCACCCGCCACAGCGACCGGCGGATCAGCCCCGTCTTCCTCGGGATCGTGGCCGTCACCGCGGTGACCGGATGGGCCACCTGGACGGGCTTCGCCGAGCAACCCGGCGTGGCCGTCTTCCTGTTCGTGACGGCGGCCTGGATCGTCTCGCTCTGTCTGCACGAGTACGCGCACGCGCGCACGGCCCTGCACAGCGGCGACATCTCGATCGGCGCGAAGGGGTATTTGACCCTCAACCCGCTCAAATACACCCACGCCCTGCTGAGCATCGTGCTGCCCGTCATCTTCGTGATGATGGGCGGTATCGGTCTGCCGGGCGGCGCGGTCTGGATCGAGCGGAACCGGATCCAGGGCCGCTGGAAGCACAGCCTGATCTCGGCGGCGGGCCCGCTGACGAACGTGCTGTTCGCGGTGGTCTGCACGGCCCCGTTCTGGCTGAACGCGCTGGACGGCGTACCGGCGGACTTCCGGTTCGCCCTCGCGTTCCTCGCGCTGCTCCAGGTCACGGCCGCGCTGCTGAACTTCCTGCCGGTGCCGGGCCTGGACGGCTACGGCATGATCGAGCCCTGGCTGTCGCACAACATCCGCCGCCAGGTGGAGCCCCTCGCGCCCTTCGGGCTGCTCCTCGTGATCGCCATCCTGTGGATCCCGGCGGTGAACGGTGTGTTCTTCGACGTGATCGACGCGCTGCTGCGCAGCCTGAACATCGACGAGTTCCAGACGTACTGCGGGCAGGACCTCTACCGCTTCTGGACGGAGACCAACGAGTACTGCTCGGTCACCCCGTGA